A stretch of Triticum aestivum cultivar Chinese Spring chromosome 1D, IWGSC CS RefSeq v2.1, whole genome shotgun sequence DNA encodes these proteins:
- the LOC123157016 gene encoding scarecrow-like protein 9 — MAVEPHLDDLDTAAATYQPYDRASSFQQQLTVDSYDLSGPLFLAQATTTGASTYLHAAVTSPVLCKVNSSLQTAAGGSPEHSRSRSNDALHYISQMLMEDVDERVEISQGEAALQAAEKPFRDLLGQVHPLATNPALLNSNNELASPDKSRTSRYKRLWSTSFSNDCPSYSMLQPFTTSLSPYICNRSLSLQNRPFTSVGSTSRSGFPGLHCQREVEEATMFAPSIDKLVIYLENGILSISKVTTKAKVGERSENTIFEVAHQSDWDILEGRSNKHLAFTSCAIIRNENFDQVLLCYGLESFKKTTRLRRGLAEEGNKNSLKGRSEGHQKQWQRKQPRTELVDLKILLINCSQAVAEDNHLLASKLLKKIRQHSSADGDCSQRLAFYLADGLEARLAGTGCQVYRNLMERRTSTTDWLDAHSLFIASCPFVRTSYYFASQAILDVSQGKPRVHIVDFGIGFGFQWPLMIQKFAQQEEGAPKLRITGIDVPQPGFRPCEMIEETGKRLADYANMFKVPFQYQGIAASRWETIKIEDLNIDEDEVLIINCMFRMKNLGHETEAINSARDKVLKMMRMMNPKVFISGTVNGLRSSPFFIKRFKEVMFHYSSMFDMLDANVIPRDNEARKMIETMIFGKDALNMIACEGAERTERPESYRQWHARCLKAGFQQLPVDPAILRIIVYMKNTFWHEEFFAVEDRGWLLQGWKGRVIYAISKWKPDETYDGQ, encoded by the coding sequence ATGGCGGTTGAACCTCACCTTGACGATCTGGACACCGCCGCAGCAACCTACCAACCATACGACAGAGCTTCCTCTTTCCAGCAGCAACTCACCGTGGACAGCTACGACCTGAGTGGTCCACTGTTCTTGGCCCAGgcaacaaccactggagcaagcaCATATCTGCATGCTGCAGTCACCAGCCCTGTGTTGTGCAAGGTGAACAGCAGCCTACAGACTGCTGCAGGGGGTAGCCCTGAGCACAGCCGGAGTAGATCAAATGATGCTCTTCACTATATAAGCCAGATGCTGATGGAAGACGTCGACGAGAGGGTCGAAATAAGCCAAGGGGAGGCTGCTCTCCAGGCTGCTGAGAAACCATTCCGTGACCTTCTTGGGCAGGTACACCCGTTGGCTACTAACCCTGCGCTATTGAATAGTAACAACGAACTAGCCAGCCCTGATAAGAGTAGGACCAGCCGTTACAAGAGACTCTGGAGCACTAGCTTCAGTAATGACTGTCCCAGTTACAGCATGTTACAGCCCTTTACAACCTCGTTGAGTCCATATATCTGCAATAGGAGTCTTTCTCTACAAAACCGCCCGTTCACAAGTGTTGGATCGACTTCTAGATCTGGTTTCCCCGGCTTGCATTGTCAGAGAGAAGTCGAGGAGGCAACGATGTTTGCTCCAAGTATCGATAAGCTGGTGATATATTTAGAGAATGGCATACTTTCTATTTCCAAAGTGACTACAAAGGCAAAAGTAGGAGAGAGGAGCGAAAACACAATTTTTGAGGTGGCACACCAAAGTGACTGGGATATCTTGGAAGGAAGGAGCAATAAACATCTTGCCTTCACCAGTTGTGCAATAATTCGAAATGAAAATTTCGACCAAGTTCTGCTATGCTATGGCCTGGAGAGTTTCAAAAAAACAACAAGACTGCGAAGAGGGTTGGCAGAGGAAGGAAACAAGAACTCACTGAAAGGCCGGAGCGAAGGACATCAGAAGCAATGGCAGAGGAAGCAACCTAGGACAGAGTTGGTTGATCTCAAGATTCTCCTCATCAATTGTTCACAAGCTGTGGCAGAAGACAACCATCTGTTGGCCAGTAAACTCCTAAAGAAGATAAGACAACATTCCTCAGCAGATGGTGATTGTTCTCAGAGACTGGCATTTTACTTGGCGGATGGCCTCGAGGCACGCTTGGCTGGGACCGGGTGTCAGGTTTATCGCAACCTAATGGAGAGGCGAACAAGTACAACAGATTGGTTAGATGCTCACAGCCTTTTTATTGCATCTTGTCCTTTTGTCAGGACGTCATACTACTTTGCCAGCCAAGCTATTCTTGATGTCTCACAAGGGAAACCAAGGGTGCACATCGTTGACTTTGGCATCGGCTTCGGCTTTCAGTGGCCGTTAATGATTCAGAAGTTTGCACAGCAAGAAGAGGGAGCCCCTAAGCTTCGGATCACAGGTATAGATGTTCCCCAGCCAGGTTTCCGCCCCTGCGAAATGATCGAGGAGACAGGGAAGCGGTTGGCTGATTATGCAAACATGTTCAAGGTACCTTTTCAGTATCAGGGCATTGCCGCTTCAAGATGGGAGACCATTAAAATTGAGGATCTTAACATTGACGAGGATGAAGTTCTGATAATCAACTGCATGTTCCGGATGAAGAATCTCGGACATGAAACTGAAGCCATAAATAGTGCAAGGGACAAGGTGCTCAAaatgatgaggatgatgaacccaaaGGTTTTTATTTCAGGCACCGTAAATGGGTTACGCAGTTCTCCCTTCTTCATAAAACGTTTCAAAGAGGTTATGTTCCATTACTCTTCAATGTTTGACATGCTTGATGCAAACGTTATTCCACGGGATAATGAAGCAAGAAAGATGATTGAGACGATGATATTTGGGAAGGATGCACTTAACATGATAGCATGTGAGGGTGCAGAAAGAACTGAGAGACCAGAAAGTTACAGGCAGTGGCACGCAAGGTGCCTCAAGGCCGGGTTCCAGCAGCTTCCTGTCGATCCAGCCATCTTAAGGATAATAGTATACATGAAGAACACGTTTTGGCATGAGGAATTCTTTGCTGTTGAAGACCGCGGTTGGCTGCTACAAGGATGGAAAGGGAGAGTAATTTATGCAATATCTAAATGGAAACCTGACGAAACATATGATGGTCAGTAA
- the LOC123179949 gene encoding scarecrow-like protein 34 yields the protein MAIEPLRDNLDTLAATNQPYGDSSSQQQLTVYNYDLSCPHSTVLSPANQVSVNSSHGQNKFQIAAGSSPEHHRIRSNDALHYISQMLMEDVDEVDICQGAALQAAEKPFRDILGEVCTPPTNWPPLNSNNKPDNPDKSGTSRYKRVWSTSFSNDYSSYNMLQPLATPLSPYICNRSPFLPNQPLISVGWTSGSGFLALHGQRGVRQERMFAPSIDKLVIYSKNNILYISQLTTKAKVGERTENTIFEVADPRGWDIFQRRSNEHHAITTCAIIRNENFDQVLLCYDCSDRITRLQERMAGEGNETSLKGRSRSRKQPRKELVDLRTLLIHCAQAVAEHSYLLASELLLKIRQHSSADGDCTQRLAFYLADGLKARLAGTRSQVYRNLVERQTSIADWLEAYSLFLAAFPFGRASYYFANQAILDVSQGKPRVHIVDFGIGFGFQWPLMIQIFARREEGTPKLRITGIDVPQSGFRPCEMIEETGKRLADYANRFKVPFQYQGIAASRWETIKIDDLNIDEDEVLIVNCMFRMKNLGHETDAVNGARDKVLKTMRRMDPKIFISGTVNGLLSSPFFIQRFKEVMLHYSSVFDMLDANVPQDNEARKMIERIMFGQDALNIIACEGAQRTERPEIYRQWQARCLKAGFQQLPVDPAILKNIVHRKNLLFHQEFFAVEDCGWLLQGWKGRVLYAVSKWKPNDDQ from the coding sequence ATGGCAATTGAACCTCTCCGTGATAATCTGGACACCCTCGCAGCAACCAACCAACCATATGGTGATTCCTCTTCCCAGCAGCAACTCACCGTGTACAACTACGACCTGAGTTGTCCACACTCAACAGTTCTCTCCCCAGCCAACCAAGTAAGTGTCAACAGCAGCCATGGACAAAACAAATTTCAGATTGCTGCAGGGAGTAGCCCTGAGCACCACCGGATCAGATCAAACGATGCTCTTCACTACATAAGCCAGATGCTGATGGAAGACGTTGACGAGGTCGACATATGCCAAGGGGCTGCTCTTCAGGCTGCTGAGAAGCCATTCCGTGACATTCTTGGTGAGGTATGCACACCGCCTACTAACTGGCCGCCATTGAATAGCAACAACAAACCAGACAACCCTGATAAGAGTGGGACCAGTCGTTACAAGAGGGTCTGGAGCACTAGCTTCAGTAATGACTATTCCAGTTACAACATGTTGCAACCTTTAGCAACCCCGTTGAGTCCATATATATGCAATAGGAGTCCTTTTTTACCAAACCAGCCGTTGATAAGTGTTGGATGGACTTCCGGATCTGGCTTCCTTGCCTTGCATGGTCAGAGAGGTGTCAGGCAGGAAAGAATGTTTGCTCCAAGTATTGATAAGCTGGTGATATATTCAAAGAATAACATACTTTATATTTCCCAACTGACTACGAAGGCAAAAGTAGGAGAGAGGACCGAAAACACAATCTTTGAGGTGGCAGACCCACGGGGTTGGGATATCTTTCAAAGAAGGAGCAATGAACATCATGCCATCACCACTTGTGCAATAATTCGAAATGAAAATTTTGACCAAGTTCTGCTATGCTATGATTGTTCTGACCGAATAACAAGACTACAAGAAAGGATGGCGGGGGAAGGAAACGAGACCTCTCTGAAAGGCCGGAGCAGAAGTAGGAAGCAACCGAGGAAAGAGTTGGTTGATCTCAGGACTCTCCTCATCCACTGCGCACAAGCTGTGGCAGAACACAGCTACCTGTTGGCCAGTGAACTGCTATTGAAGATAAGGCAACACTCTTCAGCAGATGGTGATTGTACTCAGAGACTGGCATTTTACTTGGCGGATGGCCTCAAGGCACGCTTGGCTGGGACCAGGAGTCAGGTTTACCGCAACCTCGTGGAAAGGCAAACAAGTATCGCAGATTGGTTAGAGGCTTATAGCCTTTTTCTTGCAGCTTTCCCTTTCGGAAGGGCGTCATACTATTTTGCCAACCAAGCTATTCTTGATGTCTCACAAGGGAAACCAAGGGTACACATCGTTGATTTCGGCATCGGCTTCGGCTTTCAGTGGCCATTAATGATTCAGATTTTTGCACGGCGAGAGGAGGGAACCCCTAAGCTTCGGATCACAGGTATAGACGTTCCCCAATCAGGTTTCCGCCCCTGCGAAATGATCGAGGAGACAGGGAAGCGGTTGGCTGATTACGCAAATAGGTTCAAGGTACCTTTCCAGTATCAGGGCATTGCCGCTTCAAGATGGGAGACAATCAAAATTGATGATCTTAACATTGACGAGGATGAAGTTCTCATAGTGAACTGCATGTTCCGGATGAAGAATCTCGGTCATGAAACCGATGCCGTAAATGGTGCAAGGGATAAGGTGCTCAAAACTATGAGGAGGATGGACCCGAAGATTTTTATTTCTGGCACGGTGAATGGTTTACTCAGTTCTCCCTTCTTCATACAACGTTTCAAAGAGGTTATGCTCCATTACTCTTCAGTGTTTGACATGCTTGATGCAAATGTTCCACAGGATAATGAAGCAAGAAAGATGATTGAGAGGATCATGTTTGGGCAGGATGCTCTTAACATCATAGCATGTGAGGGTGCACAAAGAACTGAGAGGCCAGAAATATACAGGCAGTGGCAAGCAAGGTGCCTCAAGGCTGGGTTCCAGCAGCTTCCTGTCGATCCAGCCATCTTAAAGAACATAGTACACAGGAAGAACTTACTGTTTCATCAGGAATTCTTTGCTGTAGAAGATTGCGGCTGGCTGCTTCAAGGATGGAAAGGGAGGGTACTTTATGCTGTATCTAAATGGAAACCTAATGATGATCAATAA